The window ctagggttggtgttgtctgtcacccactaccagtagtgttgacTCTAGTTCTTCCTGGGTTGGTTTCAGCTGTTGTTGGTAACCCGCTGTGGGCTACAAGTCTGCAGCTACTACCCTTTTTGGtgtttgtttctgattttctgtgtctgggtactgtgggaggaaccaacctttgtataaggatcggCTTTCTCCTGCTTAGGGATGATAACAGCTTCTTAAAAGCCCCATGCTCTGtgagatttgtctccacttttcagctcctccttctcttcttgcagctgcctgatATTCCCAGAGATTCTTCCGTAGTAGgattgtagtgtgggctcagactggcctcactcaAACAATGCCTCTAAAGGTTGCATGCTTAGTTGTTTAATGCAGCTCAGGttgtaaataaaacatttgtgGCCCCATatttcaggagtctcttggtcaggagcttagtacTGAGAATGTTGTCCCCACTCCAGATCTTTATCTCTcaaccactgctggatactcaaattttatttctcaccaataaggtgagcagcaggttcagactgagtgtggctaaCAATCCAttatgcagaagttttttagcTGTTGAGACCCCAGTCTCAGGGAGGAGTCTGAGAAAGTCCTCTCCTAGGGCTGACTCTGTCCCTCCCAACGGTGCCTAAGCTCCTTGACCAGATCCATCAATAGACTCatagggacccacactttaaaagTCCAAACTtcaagcctctcttccttccccttgagGACTCTAGCCTAagaggacagaatatccagtgcccaggatGGTTGAGTATGAAGCTTTTCCCTTTCCAATGCACAAGAGCcattgtgctggtgctgatcagagagagtggaactcacctcagctgggcctggtgtgaggagcttttccttagaaTACCTCTCTCATAAGGGTTGTTACGTCCTGTttcaatgctttccacagctggcctctatatgtaccagccctgggcctcctaagcaggaacccagtgcagatcAGTGGGAAAACTGCCTGTGATGGGCCTTCAGCAACGTTCTTGGAGCCACAgtcaattcagagtttgtggctgcttctgctgtgcccaggtgtacatggaaataccaagctgcagtCCTTGGATGACTTTTACCCACTTTGGTCCTGAGGGAAATTCCgatcaaatggccaagtttccctgagtctcaccacttgcagcctgtctgctggctgcttgttggtctcattcactgaaaaaaacatctggtagagtctagagtctGCAGCAATTCTgggattaagaagggtggtgggtgtgatctgccccttggccccaagtgtcagtctgtctagacttttcTCAGACCCTAGTAAAGTGTGGCCCCTGGAGTCCAGTTGATATGGCCTCTTAGACCCAGAGGCACACTCTGTTCCCTCTGtggacagtttcagctgagtttcttgtgaggtggaagcaccagttatAGACTCAGGAGAGTATGGTGGGAAGatccagtctcaacaccagaaaactgagtcactgatgtcaCCCCCtatttcctggcctctcagaacaacccgTTGCTATCCTTGGGATAGGAGAAACTCCCGAGGGCAAAGCAGCTGCTGTTTCCTAGGCTGATGCCACACAAAGGAGAtgctgcccaagaaagatggtctgcaatactggagaatgattcagcataGGGGTTCTTGTGGCCATCCCCACATGTCTCTCCCTAGGCCTCccactttacactctcctcctgcaactccagtcctctcagctctctctcgccagagccccgggtaagtgtcTTAGAACGAGGTATTATGTGCAGTCCCTTAAACAGAGTTCGCATCAGAGAACTTTCTTTCTCCCGGACAGAAATCCTGTTCTTTTCACAGGTAAATGCTGTCTGGAcacctcttcttggctctggggCTCTAAGTGGGCCTATGAGTCAGGAGCtaaggacccacacctctcacaGCAATCCATCTcgctgtgagagtccctctgggctttCTACCaatctcggtgtggcttcttcagtgatccttggttatagattcctcccagtttagtccaaagttggtttttcaagatgactgttcttaaaataaattgtaatacaACTGTTAGGATTTAgtagttggaacatccacctactttatcgccatctttcttctctaaaaaactgatttttgacaagggtatTAATGGTAAATGATGGAATGCTTTTCTCAGGGGAATGTAATCAAGTTGTCTGCCCCTCAGAGCAGCTTAGGTCTAGtagtcctctctccttcctcctccagcctCTGGTTGGTGAAGTAGTCCCCAATCTTAAgagttattaaaacaaacaaaacatatatatacatacacatatttggTCTCTATGTGACATGACAACTGTTACcaaatttattgtggtaatcatttcacaatattaaTCAGGTCATTAttctgtataccttaaacttgtAAAgttttgtatgtcaattatatcacaatgaaactgggggaaaaaaggagaacAATTGAAACCATCAAAGCAAAAATATCTCAGAAAGTAATGAGTGTTGGAAATGATGTGGGGAAATTGAAACCAGTGTGTAATGCTAGTGAAGAGTGGGGTGTTACAGcggctgtgaaaaacagtatgtttGTTCCTCAAAAAAGAGCTAACATATGATTCAACAATTCCTTTATTCATATGTATCCAAAGGAATTGAAGTCCTAAACTGATGTTTTTACTtcatgttcatagtagcattgttcacattagGCAAAAAGTGGAATCAATCCAGGTCTCCATTTGTaaatgaatggttaaacaaaaaGTAGTATGTACATACAATGAAACATTATGTAGCCTTATATAGAATGGAAATTCAGACATATGCTACAACGTGGATGAAACTTTAGGACATTATGTTATGTGAAATTAGCCAATCAAAgacaaatgtaattttttattcaCTTCCATGAAGTGTCTGCAGTAGTCAAATTCAGTGAGAAAGAAAGTAGAACAGTGGTTTCTGAGGACTTTGGCAAAGGAGGAAGTGGGAATTATTGCAGTTTCAGTTTGCAAGATAATATTGAAGATTAATTGCATAATAATGTGAATATAGGTAATACTAATGAACTTTTTACTTAAAAGTATTAAAGATGCTAAATTTTCTGTTATGCCtgttttataatgattaaaaattaaacaaacaaaactgataaAATCAAGGTAATAAGTCCATTGATTGTTCTAATGGTAATTTCCTAGTTTTCATATTATCGTACATTTTATATGTAAGTTGTCATGCAAATGTTCAAAGTTATATATGATACTACCTTTGTGAAATCTGGGTGTAAGATACATGGGATTTCTCTGTACTATAGTTACAAAATCTTGTGAGTCTatgatatttcaaaacaaataaacagagaaagctcaaaaaacactaaaaaattgaggaagatatttaaattatatataacaaaCACAACAATAAAAGGActgtatttagatttttaaaaaacttttttaatgtaataatataAAAGACAACTTGAATGCTAAAAAAACCCCAGAACAATTGTGAGAATAAGCAATTTCACCTATTGACAGAGATGTTTAGTGCAACAGTATTggtagagaaaaatgagaaatactTGAGATGTCTCAGAGCagagaaacaaatgaatgaactctTATGAATTTCATACAAAGGAATTCTGAACTGAGCTTAAAATGAAGTTCTAAATTCACTTGCATCAATACGGATAGAAGTTGGGAGACATAATGCTGAATAAAATAACAGCACAGATCGTGCATAGTGATAATGATCATTTAGATATTCTTCTACTTTGAATATCGCTCATTCATAATTATGTCATATAATTCAGTACATAGTAGTACACATGTAGTCATGGAATATATAAGTTGTTAATATGTATTCAAATATGAAATCATGaacaaagatacacataaacttcAAAATACAAGTTGTACATGTATCAGAAAGTAAATGGACTTGGGAAGGAGTACAGTGCTCTTCTTAATGATATCTGGATCTGaaacaaatagataaaatatcaatatttattatatttttaaagttatgtttTTGTATCTGTTATAATGTTCTATGTACTTTAgaactatttctaaaataaaatataaccttgatagaactgaaaagaaaaattgagaaatcCACAATAGTAGAAGACTTAAACACTCTTTTAGTAACCAATAGCATATATAGTCATAAATTACTAAGGATATTGAAGAGTTGAACAAATCAACAATCTCAGCTTCCACCctgaataactagaaaaagaaaaaaacaacaaccaagtcATGCAAAGTgaggaaataacaaaattaagaagagaaaatagtaaaattggaaataaaaagataaaaaaactaaatgtaaagTAAGTTTTTTaaggcagtgattctcaaagtgtgcactagggcacactggtgcaccctagaagatttctaaGTGCTCCATATGGTATTGctgagaaatatgtgcctgttggggaccaaaaaaccaacagggtttttggagtttagatttttggaggacataggtgtggggaattggctgtaagctgacagtcttccTAACtgctcacctcacttgcctgattaggttgcaaaaggctgttaagctgtgatgctggatagTTTACACTAACCCCatattccctggaaagactggaggcaaatttcttctatcctatGTTTgatgtcaagttaagatgatatgtatggtgggggttttctgtactcaacacaattaagagtaaaattttgtatttactttaatgtattgatgagaaaatgagagtttgcctttcaaatatatgcccaaacattgaagaaatcattagaacacatcaagctcatgtttctcataacacaagaatgaaaaaacttaacacattctcactgggacctgctgaatttactaaatcttactaagaatgtacatatatatatatatatatatatatatatatataacatttttgtcatttttaatttttttaaccccttttttataaattttaaaaagcataactcaaaaaatgtaacataaaaatgttttttaatgtcagaataattttaattttgtcatatttattttgtttaattaccataaagcacacttggactttatatatttttctttaatatttgacttatgataacatatttctcagaaatttgtatatagtgtgcctacaattatttgtaggatttaaaATGTGCTCCGACTTCAAAGTGTTTGAGAACAACTGGTTTAAGGAGTGAGGAGTCCAGCCCCACTTTCTCGAAGCATGAGTAACTACCTGATGAAGAATTTTTTGGCACAGGAGATTTGTCTCCtctcccttatttatttatttatttatttatttattcaatcattatatactttttatggATTCAccgaaacttttttattttgagttagAATTCAATGATGCATtatttgttgctcaaattgttttAGCTTTGGCTATGGGAAATTTTTACCTGGTTgtcatatccttttttttttttttttttttttacagagacagattgagtcagagagagtgacagacagacaggaagggtgaaagatgagaagtatcaatcatcagttttttgttgtgacaccttagttgttcattgactgctttcttatatgtgccttgactgtgggccttcagcagaccaagtaaccccttgctcaagccagtgtccttgggtccaagctggtaagctttgctcaaaagatgagcccatgctcaagctggcgacgtcgggttcttgaaccttggtccttcgcatcctagtccgacgttctatccactgcaccaccgcctggtcaagcgccATATCCCTTTGACACAGGCCGTCACATTAGGTACTTCCTATTGTCCAGCACCACAGAATGCTCCAGGCTCACCTTGTACATTTCCTACCCCCATCTtaaaatcagccatttctccagcaGCCCTTATTACTTTTACTGGGGAATGGAATTATAATCAAAATATGGCCTCTAGGGAAACtttactttttggaaaaaaaaaattaaaacacttttgAGAAAACACGAAGTATTATATTGTAGTTCAacttatgctgtacacctgaatctAATTCAAGATAACATTATATGTAAACTCTacttgaaaaaagataaaaaatcaaatagacccagactcatagagaacaggTTTGTTGTCGGTGGTGGTGGCTGGGTGAGGGAGGTAAAGGtattgagaaaaaggaaaaaagagaaaaaactcataaacaCCGACAACTGTGTGCTGACTGCTGGAGGGAGGTGGAGTTGAGGTCAGTGGAGGAGGTATGGGGTGATAAGTGGTGATTGATGAACTGAGGCTAGACTTGCGGTGGTGCACATACAATactgtatacagatgatgtgttgtagaattgtgcacctgaaacccgcataattttgttaaccagtgtcacttcaataaattcaatgaaaagggCAAAATTTTTTagtacaaaattttttaaaagatttttatacgCAGCACCCACCTGTCCCAGACATGAATGTAGATTGTGTCATATTGAGTTGTACAATTGAAAAATGTATAGTTTGGAGAACCAATTCaatcaaataaattaacaaataaaataaaataagtatataaaattgaAGTAAACACACAAAGACTTATTATAAATTCACAAAATAATCAAGATCTTGGTGAAAGAAGATAAATACCAGTCAATGAAGCTGAATAGAAATTTGAAATAGATTCATCCACATATAGTCAGTTGATTTCTGACAAAAATGCCATGATATTTCAATAGAATAATAGTGTTGTTTTAAAAAGTGGTGCTGAAATAGTCATctatatgcaatttttttttaaaaagaactcaaCCTGTACTTGCATCATCTACAGAAATGAACATGAAATGAAGTATAGAATTTAATGTTAACTTTAACTTTTAGAAGAGAACATAGGACAAAAAGTTTCAACCTctggttaatttaaaaatttttagggCACAAAAAAACTCCttaaatgaattaagaaaatgaaagataaaattgaaagacaatataataatatttataaaacatgtcTGATAAAATACCAgtactcaaaatatataaataactttgtaACTCAATAATAACATAACAAACAacccaaaataaattaaaaaatattttaattaacattatATTATAGAAGATATGTGGTTGACaaaaaaacatatgaaaagatgattagcaacatttatttattagagaaatacaaattaaaaatcaccATTAAATTAAACTACACTCTtattgaaatgatttttaaaactgacAATATTGAATTCTGGAAATGTGCAAGCAAATGGAACTTTGATACACTGCTGATGGTACTGTCACTTTGCAAAAACAGCATTATAATTTTCCTACTAAGAAAACTAAGACTCGGAAGTTCAAACTTGCCAGAGAACACATATTCGTTGTGGTGCAGATCTTAAACTCATATCTAATTTAAAATACTATTCTCTTTCAAGTATACTCTACTATCGTTGTATGAAAAAGTAAGGAATGAAACAAATGCATACACCCTCACAGAATAATAAGTTTAATGACAGTTGGCAATAATTTCCAGCCGCAAAGTGCATTACAGTGACTGAATTTGTAGGACTGCTTGAGAAGTCTGTGTGAGTTGCAGGCATAGGGTATACAGAACTCTGCTTCCTAACCTCCATCAGAAGTACTCACACTCTTTTACCCCACCAACCTGTGCTCATGCTCATTGTCAATTGGCGATCTTCACAGGAGAGGGGCAGACGTATGGGTCTGACATAACTCTTCATGATGTACCAATTATTCCAGCCTCAAATCAAGCAGAGGCTAAAATACTGGTACAGCCCAGAAAATCAAAGATATCTGAAATGAAACAGACACCCTAGAACTTCCAAGAgtcttctgttgtttttgttgtgttctcattgttAGGTCACAAGACAACCAATTTTCTTCTCACAGATATAGTGGGAGCGTTTGTAACATTCAGAAGTAACAATCTTCCCTTCTGTTGTCATCCTTGCACAGTTTCCTTTCTTAGAATCTTCAAAATTGCTTAACATAAAATAGAAGCATATAAATGATGTAAAATATTCATTCACTATTGCAGACACAATAAAAGATATTCACCAAAGTTAAGGTGGTAGGTTTTTCTTACTTTATAGACATATACTCTCGGTGCCCTAGGGTTTCTGAAAGAGTACCTTAAGAGAAATATAGGCATGAAGTTGAAAAAGCTGCAAAGACTCCTCTCCATGTATTCATTTACTGAGTTTAAGTTGTTAcgatatgtgtgtgtacatgtatgtacatatatatgtatgtatacatggttatatatatgtgtgtgcatttttcCCTGTACACTTTCAGAAATGTAAACCAGAATCTGTGATTATAGAAATTCTTACTTTGCTTCTATTCTAGAGACTTACATTTTGTTAAATGGGTGTGATCCATCTTCCCACGTCCATTGACTGCTGATTCCTTTACGGTACAACCCAAtccaagagagagagtgaaattGGCTTTGAATGAACTTCtgttataaaagaaatatgttttattagTAAGAATCcttttataattctaaaataaagataatcttgttgatatttttattattgtgaaaAACCAAAAATATAGAGATCATCTTCATCCTGATcttatttaaattgtaaaataatggAAGCTcagcttttggtatttttttaaatatagaggtATAATTGTGACAAAAGAAAACTACTCTCTTAATTTACCTATGTTTATTAAGACTTACTAAAATCTTTTAATTTGCTTTCAATACTATGGCTGTAGCTTAAAAATGAGGTCTGAGGAAAGTCTGATTTCTACTTTGGGCTCCAAGTGTGAAAGCTCACACTTTTCactctttttctaatatttctgtaAGAATTCAGGGTGGGTTTAGTATAGTTATATAAGTATTTCTAAAAATCTGGTCACCATTCATtaaatcttatatatttttatctctaaaatgtcATTATTAATTTATGATAAACAGAGATAGATATTGAAATATCACATTTGCTCccttatctttttattaattttagagagagaggaagggagagagacactcACAGACAGGATaatcgatctattcctgtatgtgccctgacccagggattgaaccagtgacctttgtacttcgggaggatgctccaaccaaccgttCAATCTGGAGCTTGGCCAATttacaatgtatatatttttatataagctCTTTACCTTGTCAGTAAGCAaaatgggtttttaaatttttattttattaacagcaATTGCAATTTTCTAGTTAAAATGGAAATATGTTGATAGAAgagtttatattaatttcaggggTACAATGTAGTAAGCTCCTATTTGTACAtatacaaaatgatcaccacattGTCTAGTTAACATCTACTACCATCCAGGCAGTTTTCTgttgtacaaaaaataaaattaattcagactttgcaaatgtttattttctggattcaaatttttctttgttacctcagaaacattgatacgtgaagacacatgtagccccatgttcattgcagcactgttcacagtggccaagacatggaaacaaccaaaaagcccttcaatagaagactggataaagaagatgtggcacatatacactatggaatactactcagccataagaaatgatgacatcagatcatttacagcaaaatggtgggatcttgataacattataaggagtgaaataagtaaatcagaaaaaaacaagaactacatgattccatacattggtggaacataaaaatgagactaagagacatggacaagtgtgtggtggttaccaggggtggggggagggaggacagggggagagttagggggagggggaggggcacagagaactagatagagggtggcgaaggacaatctgactttgggcgaggggtatgcaacataatttaatgacaaggtaacctagacatgttttctttgaatatatgtaccctgatttattaatgtcatcccattaccattaataaaaatttatttaaaaaaaacaaaacaaaacaaaacaaatttttctttgttttctggatggttttgaaatttatatCCTTTTATAGTGACTCTTGAGTTGTTGAAAGCCATAAATATAGATAATTTGATTATCCAATCACTAAGAGTGATTCTAGTGTCTTTAATCTATCTTtgacagaatatttaaaaattaatcttgacATGGACTATTAAGATATATTGCTTTTTTCAGAAATAATAGTAAATTAATTTTGCATTCAAAGCAAAATGATAAAGATTATGAAATAATTCAGTTCAGTTTTGTTTGGAAGCTAGTCTGAGTTAAAATTAAATAGGATTTAGAAATAATTGACCATCAACTTTAAattcatattgtttttctttttacctctaactcagtggtaatgttatattttataacttttttaagtGGTAAGATGATTTTTTTCCAGAGGAGCTGAAGctaaatttctataaaattatcaatataagacatataatttttcttcataaaataacatattttaaggctaatatttttctaacagcattattttttactttatatttgctCTCTTGTGGAAATTCTACTTGTGCAGGAGTtagatgaattaaataaaattctaatttaattttcatttgtagtTCTGACTTTAACATAAGCACTTTGGATCTGAGTCATGTTACTAATGTATATAGTGCTAAGACACTCAAATATTGTGAAGCATTGAGATTTAGCCAATAACTAATGGCCATATATATATAGGTGAGAAAAGATAggtttataattttgtatatgaaaaccattttcttgtattttatttattaattattgtattagttatttgtattacaactctaaagctacttttgcccacccctgtacggTGTGAGGTGGAAAACAAAGATATACATCACCAGTTCTTTTTCATCGTCTATCTTAACAAGTGTGGAGTCCATTTCATTGCAGAATTTCTTACTGTCTTCAAAGTTCTTAAGTTCATccgaaaaataataacaactgtTTCTACCACATGACCATTTATAGTCACACGTCCTGCTCTTATTTCCTTGAAAACAAAAGATATTGCCAGACCAGTTAGTGTGTCTCCTgaaaggatgtggagatgttGAGAAATCCTACTTAGTCCTTCTTAAACCATTTGCTTTATGAAACTGATAAGTGTCTTTCAGACTACTAAAAAATGCCCTTGTCTGCGTAAAGAGTTTTGTTACTTCTATTTCTCCAAATCTATGCATAATATCATTACaaattttagagaaattttcaaaGAAGATTGATATTTTTCCTCACAACTCAGACTGAAAGAACTTTACAATGAGAAGTGCTTCTTTGTACTCTCTAGCCCAGTgattcgctctctctctcttagcaaaagagagagggagagagagagagagagagaaacaaaggagggagagataagaacagagagacaagaagggagagagatgagaagcatcaattcttcactgcagcatcttagttgttctttgattgctttctcatatgcgccttgtcCGGGGGATACAGCAGATgaagtgactccttgctccagccagcaaccttggaatcaaacaagtgaccttgggctttatgccagcgacctttaggttcaagctagtgaccatagggtcatgtctatgatcccacactaaagctagccactctgtgctcaagccagcaatctcggggtttcaaacttggatcctctgcatcccaagccaatgctctatcttctgtgccatcacctggtcaggctagaccacCGATTTTCAACCGCAATGTCACAAG is drawn from Saccopteryx leptura isolate mSacLep1 chromosome 1, mSacLep1_pri_phased_curated, whole genome shotgun sequence and contains these coding sequences:
- the LOC136389368 gene encoding natural killer cells antigen CD94-like, coding for MNEKNITHADVKYLPSKKQKQKEKIKEQRIYSNVKTSASHSNQTKITRPRSSKERASSVPFTWCLILGILCFFLLLTTGILGFMVFQAHQKCQTQKSPLDCRIKEDNSTFKNLTPKEEPPNTGNKSRTCDYKWSCGRNSCYYFSDELKNFEDSKKFCNEMDSTLVKIDDEKELKFIQSQFHSLSWIGLYRKGISSQWTWEDGSHPFNKINFEDSKKGNCARMTTEGKIVTSECYKRSHYICEKKIGCLVT